From a region of the Sesamum indicum cultivar Zhongzhi No. 13 linkage group LG3, S_indicum_v1.0, whole genome shotgun sequence genome:
- the LOC105159331 gene encoding uncharacterized protein LOC105159331, with translation MGSVSLKIGEGTARFKRVSVCSSAVNLLMLFSVITTNLFAWYAFSYHPKTLHNHHYPENISLISERVSLILREIESSQKKLAQMEKQILGYESIDLSRPNIANELKEFLNSHQLPLGKDSRTGITEMVASVGHSCEKSADLLSQYMSYKVNGLCPDDWSLGQKLILQGCEPLPRRRCFAKTIPKMGLQPFPVSLWKNISEKIYSWSGLGCKNLACLNSKKLNRDCAGCFDIVHGYETQKYVKPRSKNDFLIDDVLAMGSGGTRIGFDIGGGSGTFAARMAERNVTVVTATLNLDAPFSEFIASRGLFPLYLSLDQRFPFHDNVFDLVHAANGLDVGGRPEKLEFLMFDIDRILRAGGLLWLDNFYCSTDDKKSALTRLIERFGYKKLKWVVGERVNGSGKSEVYLSVVLQKPVRA, from the coding sequence atggGGTCTGTTTCTCTGAAAATAGGAGAGGGAACAGCAAGATTCAAGAGGGTATCAGTGTGTTCCTCAGCAGTAAATTTGCTGATGCTTTTCTCAGTAATCACCACAAATTTATTTGCTTGGTATGCTTTCTCGTACCATCCCAAAACCCTTCATAATCATCACTATCCCGAGAACATATCTTTGATCTCCGAAAGAGTGAGCTTAATCCTTAGAGAGATTGAATCTTCGCAGAAAAAGCTAGCCCAGATGGAGAAACAGATCTTAGGCTATGAAAGCATCGATCTTTCGAGACCCAACATCGCAAATGAGCTTAAAGAGTTCTTAAACAGCCATCAGCTGCCTTTGGGGAAAGATTCAAGAACTGGGATCACTGAAATGGTGGCATCCGTGGGGCATTCTTGTGAGAAATCTGCGGATTTGCTGTCTCAGTATATGAGTTATAAAGTGAATGGACTTTGCCCTGATGATTGGAGTCTTGGCCAGAAGCTGATTCTTCAGGGATGTGAGCCCTTGCCTCGAAGGAGGTGCTTTGCCAAGACGATTCCTAAGATGGGTTTGCAGCCTTTTCCTGTTTCACTATGGAAGAATATTAGTGAGAAGATATATAGTTGGAGTGGTTTAGGATGTAAGAATCTTGCTTGTTTGAACAGTAAGAAACTGAATAGGGATTGTGCTGGTTGTTTTGATATTGTTCATGGATATGAGACTCAAAAGTATGTTAAGCCCCGAAGCAAGAATGATTTCCTTATTGATGATGTGTTAGCTATGGGGAGTGGTGGGACTAGAATTGGCTTTGATATTGGTGGGGGTTCGGGGACTTTCGCTGCTAGGATGGCTGAGAGGAATGTGACGGTAGTCACTGCCACTTTGAATCTTGATGCACCATTTAGTGAATTCATTGCTTCCAGGGGCCTTTTCCCTCTGTATTTGAGCTTGGATCAAAGGTTTCCATTTCATGACAATGTATTTGATTTGGTTCACGCTGCTAATGGATTGGATGTTGGGGGACGACCTGAGAAATTGGAGTTCTTAATGTTTGATATCGACCGTATACTGAGGGCTGGTGGATTGCTTTGGTTGGACAACTTCTATTGTTCAACCGATGACAAGAAAAGTGCTTTAACACGGTTGATTGAAAGGTTTGGATACAAGAAGCTGAAATGGGTGGTGGGAGAAAGAGTTAATGGTTCAGGAAAATCAGAAGTTTACCTGTCTGTTGTTCTACAGAAACCAGTAAGAGCATGA
- the LOC105159332 gene encoding auxin response factor 5: MGSVEEKLKPGGLISGAHNILEGMKLLKEMQDHTGVKKQINSELWHACAGPLVTLPQVGSLVYYFPQGHSEQVAVSTNRTATTQVPNYPNLPSQLLCQVHNVTLHADKETDEIYAQMSLQPVNSEKDIFPIPDFGLKHSKHPTEFFCKTLTASDTSTHGGFSVPRRAAEKLFPQLDYSTQPPTQELVVRDLHDNTWAFRHIYRGQPKRHLLTTGWSMFVGAKRLRAGDAVLFIRDEKSQLMLGVRRVNRQQTTLPSSVLSADSMHIGILAAAAHAAANRSPFTIFYNPRACPSEFVIPLAKYRKAVYGTQLAIGMRFGMMFETEESSKRRYMGTIIGISDVDPLRWPNSKWRSLQVEWDEPGCIDKQNRVSPWEIETPESLFIFPSLAATLKRPFHTAFVGAQPEWETMLNRPFLRVPDNSLGDLQCPPISSLWSEQLMKMLTKPPGLIAPGSIAYSMQEVKDVVPREATSVMQPAMKQRPELILQDVYPQGESNLQSVAGQPIITNPHILAGSDLSKQEPVLTTDQLIQFQSESQLNEERMPVKPLNPHNLINDFAVTNQHNGTVSLQTSSCITQSRLDSHALPAGKLTSAEAGSELSKQEPVLATDQLSQFESEMQLNEKSMPVRPVNPQNVINDFAVTNQNNGMPALHTSPYISHSRLDPHILQTQQIDPSQVTSASANDLPQYSSQVEFNSYSSIYPPPSGSLRNPRPPSMLQKSDQLSTSSDIVYPMLPSVEQELWDPHYNDAKCVSQTNLPVLLPHQDMSNLQYSSCGLKDVSDEENNQSDLYSCVNLDGSNSGSTVIDPSVSSTILDDFCTLKNVDFSNPSDYFVGNFCSTQDVQSQITSASLADSQNFSLQEYADNSGGASSSNIDYDDNNLLQQSSFQQVTPRFRTYTKIQKAGSVGRSIDVSGFRNYKELLSEIECMFGLTGLLNDSGSGWKLVYVDFENDVLLVGDDPWEEFVGCVRCIRILSPSEVKQMGEEGMQLLNSVGMQGVNGSTLEVGCAKDGSN, encoded by the exons ATGGGTTCTGTTGAAGAAAAGCTGAAACCAGGCGGTTTGATCAGTGGGGCTCATAATATACTTGAAGGGATGAAATTGTTGAAAGAAATGCAGGATCATACTG GGGTAAAGAAACAGATAAATTCCGAGTTGTGGCATGCCTGTGCTGGTCCACTAGTGACCTTGCCTCAGGTTGGAAGCCTTGTGTACTACTTTCCACAAGGGCACAGTGAACag GTTGCAGTTTCCACCAATAGAACAGCAACAACACAAGTACCCAACTATCCAAATCTCCCCTCTCAGCTATTGTGCCAAGTTCACAATGTTACACTCCAT GCTGACAAAGAAACAGATGAAATCTATGCTCAAATGAGCCTGCAGCCTGTGAATTCT gaaaaagatatttttcctATACCCGACTTTGGGTTAAAGCATAGTAAACATCCAACAGAATTCTTCTGCAAAACTTTGACTGCCAGTGATACAAGCACGCATGGTGGTTTCTCAGTTCCCCGGAGGGCTGCAGAAAAACTCTTCCCACAATTA GATTATTCAACGCAGCCTCCAACTCAAGAACTAGTTGTTCGAGATTTGCATGATAATACATGGGCTTTTCGTCATATATACCGGG GGCAGCCAAAGCGGCACCTTCTTACAACTGGTTGGAGTATGTTTGTTGGTGCAAAGCGGCTTAGAGCAGGGGATGCAGTTCTGTTCATCAG GGATGAAAAGTCGCAATTGATGCTGGGAGTAAGGCGTGTTAACCGTCAGCAAACGACTTTGCCGTCTTCTGTTCTATCTGCTGATAGCATGCACATAGGAATccttgctgctgctgctcatGCTGCTGCTAATAGAAGCCCATTTACAATCTTCTACAATCCAAG gGCATGCCCCTCAGAATTTGTCATTCCATTGGCTAAATATAGAAAAGCTGTGTATGGTACGCAACTCGCCATTGGTATGAGGTTCGGAATGATGTTCGAAACTGAAGAATCCAGCAAACGCAG ATATATGGGCACTATTATAGGAATAAGCGACGTAGATCCGCTGAGATGGCCCAACTCGAAGTGGCGTAGTCTTCAG GTAGAGTGGGATGAGCCCGGCTGTATTGATAAGCAGAACAGAGTTAGCCCATGGGAGATTGAAACTCCTGAAAGTCTCTTCATATTTCCATCTCTGGCTGCCACCCTGAAGCGCCCTTTCCACACTGCCTTCGTAG GTGCACAACCAGAATGGGAAACAATGTTAAATAGGCCTTTCCTCCGAGTTCCAGACAATTCACTAGGGGATCTCCAGTGTCCCCCAATATCGAGCCTGTGGTCTGAGCAGTTAATGAAGATGCTTACAAAACCTCCTGGTCTGATAGCTCCTGGCAGTATTGCGTATTCTATGCAGGAAGTTAAGGATGTTGTGCCACGAGAAGCAACATCTGTGATGCAACCGGCCATGAAGCAGAGACCTGAGCTCATTTTGCAGGATGTGTATCCACAGGGAGAAAGTAATCTTCAAAGTGTTGCTGGCCAACCAATTATCACCAACCCACATATTTTAGCTGGTTCTGACTTGTCAAAACAAGAACCTGTACTTACTACTGATCAGTTGATCCAGTTTCAGTCAGAAAGCCAGCTCAATGAAGAAAGAATGCCTGTGAAGCCTCTGAATCCACACAATCTCATCAATGATTTTGCAGTCACGAATCAGCATAATGGCACAGTGTCATTGCAAACAAGTTCATGTATCACACAATCACGGTTGGACTCGCATGCTTTACCAGCAGGGAAACTGACATCTGCGGAAGCTGGTTCTGAATTGTCAAAACAAGAACCTGTACTTGCTACAGATCAGTTAAGTCAGTTTGAATCGGAAATGCAGCTCAACGAAAAAAGTATGCCTGTAAGGCCCGTGAATCCACAGAATGTCATCAATGATTTTGCAGTTACAAACCAGAATAATGGCATGCCAGCTCTACATACAAGTCCATATATCTCACATTCACGATTGGACCCGCATATTCTTCAGACTCAACAAATTGATCCATCCCAAGTAACATCTGCTAGTGCCAACGACTTACCTCAATATTCCAGCCAGGTTGAGTTTAATTCGTACTCGTCGATATACCCTCCACCGTCTGGATCTCTTAGAAATCCTAGACCTCCATCCATGCTTCAGAAATCTGATCAGTTGTCTACCTCTTCAGATATTGTTTATCCTATGCTGCCTTCAGTTGAGCAAGAGTTGTGGGATCCTCATTATAACGATGCAAAGTGTGTTTCCCAGACTAATCTCCCTGTCCTATTGCCTCATCAGGACATGTCTAACCTTCAATATAGTTCATGTGGTCTGAAAGATGTATCAGATGAAGAAAATAACCAGAGTGACTTATATAGCTGTGTGAATCTTGATGGTAGTAACAGTGGAAGCACAGTAATTGATCCCTCTGTCTCGAGCAcgattttggatgatttttgTACACTAAAGAATGTTGATTTCTCAAATCCTTCTGATTATTTTGTTGGAAACTTCTGCTCAACCCAAGATGTCCAATCCCAGATTACATCAGCCAGCCTAGCAGATTCCCAGAATTTCTCCCTACAAGAATATGCGGACAACTCAGGAGGAGCATCTTCAAGCAACATCGATTATGATGACAACAATCTTTTGCAGCAGAGCTCATTTCAGCAAGTAACTCCACGGTTCCGAACTTATACCAAG ATTCAAAAGGCTGGATCCGTTGGAAGATCGATCGATGTCTCAGGATTTAGAAATTACAAAGAACTCCTTTCTGAGATTGAATGCATGTTTGGTCTCACGGGCTTGCTCAACGACTCAGGTTCCGGATGGAAGCTCGTCTACGTGgattttgaaaatgatgtgCTTCTTGTTGGGGATGATCCTTGGGA GGAATTTGTGGGCTGTGTAAGATGCATCAGGATTTTATCACCTTCTGAAGTTAAGCAGATGGGTGAAGAGGGAATGCAGCTCTTAAACTCTGTCGGTATGCAAGGTGTTAACGGCTCAACTCTGGAAGTTGGTTGCGCTAAAGATGGCTCTAACTGA
- the LOC105159329 gene encoding uncharacterized protein LOC105159329 isoform X1, which translates to MGQSSSTEQQVSPELRQVQSLAASTGALPSLEKAFSLLSDPQTKSIPIHSLQKCFDLGFESLESERGPVFKEFPLLFDHLGSIIVDLFFVADKDGVNWIEFLRGYTKCCARTVASALLNNLFRVFSVTCSKAGLPVDVKFELYDDDCKISGSYSPRDIFMLLWICWIFSWDSRILRSNTLKKKGECRLPDVSHLVLSAIESSAEDSLKLDYWDSVVTDLDFQLPAAKIHLWALKTVPHLADCFQQFVHARLCCLTTHELQDKSEPSCSSSHESSSSAISETTLLTRGTAWAISLTLRGPIYEEISKACFASEVGEINENLLYRSSVHGKGLNRFWSNIEGYNGPLLLLIAACEEENKTRRWIIGALTHQGFENKELFYGTSGNLYALSPVFHALLSSGREKNFVYSHLHPTGRVYEAHPKPVGVAFGGSIGNERIYMDEDFGRVTIRHHAVDKTYQHGALFPNQGFLPVEASVLEVEAWGLGGRTAREIQASYKKREELFTEQRRKVDLKTFANWEDSPEKMMMDMMSNPNAVRREDR; encoded by the exons ATGGGGCAATCATCATCAACGGAGCAACAAGTATCACCAGAGCTGCGCCAAGTACAATCACTGGCTGCATCAACTGGAGCCCTCCCTTCTCTAGAGAAAGCGTTTTCTCTTCTATCTGATCCCCAAACTAAATCAATTCCTATTCATTCTCTACAG AAATGTTTTGATTTGGGTTTTGAGAGCTTGGAGTCTGAACGAGGCCCTGTCTTTAAGGAGTTTCCGCTGTTGTTTGATCATCTGGGTTCTATAATAGTTGACTTGTTTTTTGTGGCTGATAAAGATGGAGTGAATTGGATTGAGTTCTTGCGAGGGTACACAAAGTGTTGCGCGAGGACAGTTGCTTCAGCTTTgctcaataatttattcagaGTCTTTTCTGTGACATGTTCAAAAGCTGGACTTCCAGTTGATGTGAAATTTGAGCTGTACGATGATGATTGTAAGATTAGTGGGTCGTATTCTCCACGTGATATTTTTATGCTTCTTTGGATTTGTTGGATATTTTCATGGGATTCTAGGATATTGAGATCCAATACACTGAAGAAAAAAGGGGAATGCAGGCTTCCGGATGTCTCTCATTTGGTATTATCAGCTATTGAATCATCTGCTGAAGATAGTCTTAAATTGGACTATTGGGATTCTGTTGTTACAGACTTAGATTTTCAATTGCCTGCTgctaaaattcatttatggGCCTTGAAAACTGTACCACACCTTGCTGATTGCTTTCAACAATTTGTCCATGCAAGACTCTGCTGCCTCACAACACATGAG TTGCAGGACAAATCTGAACCATCATGCTCTTCTTCTCATGAAAGCTCCTCATCAGCAATTTCTGAAACTACCCTTTTGACTCGTGGAACGGCATGGGCCATCTCACTCACCTTGAGAGGTCCTATATATGAAGAGATATCAAAAGCTTGTTTTGCAAGTGAAGTTGgtgaaataaatgaaaacctaCTTTATCG GTCATCTGTTCATGGGAAAGGTCTCAACCGATTTTGGTCAAACATCGAAGGCTACAACGGTCCATTGCTTCTACTTATTGCTGCATGTGAGGAAGAAAACAAGACAAGGAGATGGATCATTGGTGCACTCACTCATCAGGGTTTTGAAAATAAGGAATTATTTTATGGAACTTCTGGCAATCTGTATGCTTTAAGTCCAGTCTTTCATGCATTATTATCTTCCG gaagagagaaaaactTTGTCTATAGCCATTTGCATCCAACTGGTAGGGTGTATGAGGCTCATCCAAAACCAGTGGGTGTTGCATTTGGTGGATCCATTGGAAATGAAAGAATATATATGGATGAGGATTTCGGTAGAGTTACTATACGCCACCATGCTGTTGATAAAACATATCAACATGGCGCCCTTTTCCCCAACCAG GGGTTCTTGCCAGTTGAAGCCTCAGTATTAGAAGTAGAAGCATGGGGATTAGGAGGGAGAACTGCTCGAGAAATTCAAGCTTCTTATAAGAAGCGAGAAGAACTTTTTACGGAGCAAAGACGAAAG GTTGACCTGAAAACTTTTGCCAATTGGGAAGATTCGCCCGAGAAGATGATGATGGATATGATGTCTAACCCAAATGCAGTTAGGCGGGAAGATCGATAA
- the LOC105159329 gene encoding uncharacterized protein LOC105159329 isoform X2, with protein MGQSSSTEQQVSPELRQVQSLAASTGALPSLEKAFSLLSDPQTKSIPIHSLQKCFDLGFESLESERGPVFKEFPLLFDHLGSIIVDLFFVADKDGVNWIEFLRGYTKCCARTVASALLNNLFRVFSVTCSKAGLPVDVKFELYDDDCKISGSYSPRDIFMLLWICWIFSWDSRILRSNTLKKKGECRLPDVSHLVLSAIESSAEDSLKLDYWDSVVTDLDFQLPAAKIHLWALKTVPHLADCFQQFVHARLCCLTTHEDKSEPSCSSSHESSSSAISETTLLTRGTAWAISLTLRGPIYEEISKACFASEVGEINENLLYRSSVHGKGLNRFWSNIEGYNGPLLLLIAACEEENKTRRWIIGALTHQGFENKELFYGTSGNLYALSPVFHALLSSGREKNFVYSHLHPTGRVYEAHPKPVGVAFGGSIGNERIYMDEDFGRVTIRHHAVDKTYQHGALFPNQGFLPVEASVLEVEAWGLGGRTAREIQASYKKREELFTEQRRKVDLKTFANWEDSPEKMMMDMMSNPNAVRREDR; from the exons ATGGGGCAATCATCATCAACGGAGCAACAAGTATCACCAGAGCTGCGCCAAGTACAATCACTGGCTGCATCAACTGGAGCCCTCCCTTCTCTAGAGAAAGCGTTTTCTCTTCTATCTGATCCCCAAACTAAATCAATTCCTATTCATTCTCTACAG AAATGTTTTGATTTGGGTTTTGAGAGCTTGGAGTCTGAACGAGGCCCTGTCTTTAAGGAGTTTCCGCTGTTGTTTGATCATCTGGGTTCTATAATAGTTGACTTGTTTTTTGTGGCTGATAAAGATGGAGTGAATTGGATTGAGTTCTTGCGAGGGTACACAAAGTGTTGCGCGAGGACAGTTGCTTCAGCTTTgctcaataatttattcagaGTCTTTTCTGTGACATGTTCAAAAGCTGGACTTCCAGTTGATGTGAAATTTGAGCTGTACGATGATGATTGTAAGATTAGTGGGTCGTATTCTCCACGTGATATTTTTATGCTTCTTTGGATTTGTTGGATATTTTCATGGGATTCTAGGATATTGAGATCCAATACACTGAAGAAAAAAGGGGAATGCAGGCTTCCGGATGTCTCTCATTTGGTATTATCAGCTATTGAATCATCTGCTGAAGATAGTCTTAAATTGGACTATTGGGATTCTGTTGTTACAGACTTAGATTTTCAATTGCCTGCTgctaaaattcatttatggGCCTTGAAAACTGTACCACACCTTGCTGATTGCTTTCAACAATTTGTCCATGCAAGACTCTGCTGCCTCACAACACATGAG GACAAATCTGAACCATCATGCTCTTCTTCTCATGAAAGCTCCTCATCAGCAATTTCTGAAACTACCCTTTTGACTCGTGGAACGGCATGGGCCATCTCACTCACCTTGAGAGGTCCTATATATGAAGAGATATCAAAAGCTTGTTTTGCAAGTGAAGTTGgtgaaataaatgaaaacctaCTTTATCG GTCATCTGTTCATGGGAAAGGTCTCAACCGATTTTGGTCAAACATCGAAGGCTACAACGGTCCATTGCTTCTACTTATTGCTGCATGTGAGGAAGAAAACAAGACAAGGAGATGGATCATTGGTGCACTCACTCATCAGGGTTTTGAAAATAAGGAATTATTTTATGGAACTTCTGGCAATCTGTATGCTTTAAGTCCAGTCTTTCATGCATTATTATCTTCCG gaagagagaaaaactTTGTCTATAGCCATTTGCATCCAACTGGTAGGGTGTATGAGGCTCATCCAAAACCAGTGGGTGTTGCATTTGGTGGATCCATTGGAAATGAAAGAATATATATGGATGAGGATTTCGGTAGAGTTACTATACGCCACCATGCTGTTGATAAAACATATCAACATGGCGCCCTTTTCCCCAACCAG GGGTTCTTGCCAGTTGAAGCCTCAGTATTAGAAGTAGAAGCATGGGGATTAGGAGGGAGAACTGCTCGAGAAATTCAAGCTTCTTATAAGAAGCGAGAAGAACTTTTTACGGAGCAAAGACGAAAG GTTGACCTGAAAACTTTTGCCAATTGGGAAGATTCGCCCGAGAAGATGATGATGGATATGATGTCTAACCCAAATGCAGTTAGGCGGGAAGATCGATAA
- the LOC105159330 gene encoding uncharacterized protein LOC105159330: MLKFLSKVKIEFNALDPRLASCMEFLAQCNARKAKESNPSCQVQVKRRTDDFPPKITVTFVNGVEETFDATSTPAQHIRNLILEKGQYLETEQMFREAGEKWPVVIPDVELQQPFTGIKPRKAEDKQQ; the protein is encoded by the exons ATGTTGAAGTTCCTGTCCAAggttaaaattgaattcaatGCGCTGGACCCACGGTTAGCCTCGTGCATGGAGTTCTTGGCGCAGTGCAATGCGCGGAAGGCCAAAGAGTCCAATCCCAGTTGCCAGGTCCAAGTCAAGCGCCGCACCGACGATTTCCCGCCCAAGATCACCGTAACTTTCGTCAACGGCGTCGAGGAGACCTTCGACGCCACCTCCACTCCGGCCCAGCACATCCGCAACTTGATTCTCGAAAAGGGTCAGTATCTCGAGACTGAACAGATGTTTCGCGAAGCTGGTGAGAAGTGGCCTGTCGTTATCCCTGACGTAGAGCTGCAGCAACCATTTACTGGGATCAAG CCAAGGAAAGCAGAGGATAAGCAGCAGTGA